A single window of Hymenobacter sp. APR13 DNA harbors:
- a CDS encoding 2'-5' RNA ligase family protein, producing MLNPQNAERINRIIKSLETEFGLDDVQATPEPHLTYQLAGVRKLSALNQVLREVARQTVPFPAFTTGLGLFPGPNPVIYIPVLRSEALNRLHQRIIEATRPLCLRTDKFSGPDCWLPHISLALHDTTPELLGPVLQYLNQQTFNLKLAINNLTIMRQEGEQFLPEKVFHFEGHKQDVAPLLF from the coding sequence GTGCTGAACCCGCAAAATGCGGAGCGGATCAACCGCATTATCAAAAGCCTGGAAACTGAGTTTGGCCTCGACGACGTGCAGGCCACGCCCGAGCCGCACCTGACCTATCAATTGGCGGGTGTGCGCAAGCTCTCGGCCCTCAATCAGGTGCTGCGTGAAGTAGCCCGTCAGACGGTGCCTTTTCCGGCCTTCACCACCGGCCTGGGGCTGTTTCCGGGGCCCAATCCGGTTATCTACATTCCGGTGCTGCGCTCCGAGGCCCTTAACCGGCTGCACCAGCGCATTATTGAGGCCACCAGGCCGCTGTGCCTGCGCACCGACAAGTTCAGCGGGCCCGACTGCTGGCTGCCACACATCTCGCTGGCCCTGCACGATACCACGCCTGAACTGTTGGGACCGGTGCTGCAGTACCTCAACCAGCAGACCTTCAACCTGAAGCTGGCCATCAACAACCTGACGATTATGCGCCAGGAAGGCGAGCAGTTTCTGCCCGAAAAGGTGTTTCACTTTGAGGGCCACAAGCAGGACGTGGCGCCGCTGCTCTTCTAA
- a CDS encoding DUF748 domain-containing protein, with the protein MSVSAAPRRGWGWWVSAVGLLLVLLTVVFIVFGLDPWLRQTLEKQVRTASKGRYELRIGELETHLWARTVTARALQLRTQPTAAADTARLPDLQLAVKELQVAGVGLLAVVRRQVVPIDSVVLDSVRLRLARLPAPADTARPLYQQLPLGLLGLRLRRVAVRRAQLRYGTVHHAVAQLRQASLQATDVELSAAGAADTTRIGYARSLTAHARGLLARVPGHVVRVGQLHLASASQQVQLDSVRLVPLRAISSQRTPDARVALWLPQLQLAGLAAAALTGGRFRADSLVLVAPQLAVTLPGVAPPPPHQLLAPYFQDIRLGQVRVTDGQVRVLGEDHRPELRRIALVGTEIRPTAAAYNAAHNLFYARAWQLRAGSGRLEMDAPYYHATFSGLQVDTRARQLMLTRISVAPTMSVEAMARRKGHQAAHVSVQADHLAAQGFDIGALARHGSLQASSIALGRVRVVTASDGRPPINPNRSVVTPESIGRLPVRVDVRRLRLQDGEVRMSYRAPRNAQPGVLAIRQLQVTLRNISNDPRRMSATRPLTGEAAGVLQGRSFARVAVRANLLDAQGRHSLVGSFGAAPLAILNPMVVPTRGIRFRSGDIGTIRFQLQLDRRQAQGTMWASYTNLKLDLLNRQGRRDALRRVGTTLVNGVFLRDNNPRQAGQELRPGRMTSARELRFSVFSLWRQGLVSGLLNSAGVPAPLAKKLSEGE; encoded by the coding sequence ATGTCTGTTTCTGCCGCGCCCCGCCGGGGCTGGGGCTGGTGGGTGAGTGCCGTGGGCCTGCTACTGGTGTTGCTGACAGTGGTGTTTATTGTGTTTGGGCTCGACCCGTGGCTGCGCCAGACCCTGGAAAAGCAGGTTCGCACTGCCAGCAAAGGCCGCTATGAACTGCGCATCGGCGAGCTGGAAACCCACCTCTGGGCCCGCACGGTCACGGCCCGGGCATTGCAGCTTCGCACCCAGCCAACTGCCGCCGCCGATACCGCCCGGCTGCCCGATCTACAGCTGGCTGTTAAAGAACTTCAGGTGGCGGGCGTTGGGCTGCTGGCGGTGGTTCGCCGCCAGGTAGTGCCCATAGATAGTGTGGTGCTGGATTCCGTGCGGTTGCGGCTGGCCCGGCTGCCGGCCCCGGCTGATACGGCCCGGCCTCTCTACCAGCAGCTGCCACTAGGGTTGCTTGGCCTGCGCCTGAGAAGGGTGGCCGTGCGCCGGGCGCAGCTGCGCTACGGCACCGTACACCACGCCGTGGCCCAGCTCCGCCAGGCGTCGCTGCAAGCCACCGACGTAGAGCTGAGTGCCGCCGGGGCCGCCGACACCACTCGCATTGGCTACGCCCGCAGCCTGACCGCCCATGCCCGGGGCCTGCTGGCGCGGGTGCCCGGCCATGTGGTGCGTGTAGGGCAGCTGCATCTGGCTTCTGCCAGCCAGCAGGTGCAGCTCGACTCCGTGCGGCTGGTGCCGCTACGGGCCATTAGCAGCCAGCGCACACCCGACGCCCGGGTGGCGCTGTGGCTGCCGCAACTGCAACTGGCGGGCCTGGCCGCTGCCGCGCTAACCGGCGGTCGGTTCCGGGCCGATTCGTTGGTGCTGGTAGCACCGCAATTGGCCGTAACGTTGCCTGGCGTAGCGCCACCCCCGCCGCACCAACTGCTGGCTCCCTATTTCCAGGATATTCGGCTGGGCCAAGTGCGCGTAACCGACGGACAGGTGCGGGTGCTGGGAGAAGACCACCGGCCGGAATTGCGCCGTATCGCGCTTGTCGGGACAGAAATCCGGCCCACGGCAGCCGCCTACAATGCGGCGCACAATCTGTTCTATGCCCGGGCCTGGCAACTGCGTGCCGGTAGTGGGCGGCTGGAGATGGATGCTCCGTATTATCACGCCACATTTAGCGGCTTGCAGGTTGACACCCGTGCCCGGCAGCTTATGCTTACGCGCATTTCTGTAGCGCCTACTATGTCGGTAGAGGCCATGGCGCGCCGCAAGGGCCACCAGGCTGCGCACGTATCGGTGCAGGCAGACCACTTGGCGGCACAAGGCTTTGACATAGGTGCGCTGGCCCGCCACGGCAGCCTGCAGGCCAGTAGTATTGCGTTGGGCCGCGTGCGGGTCGTAACGGCCAGCGACGGCCGCCCACCCATTAATCCCAACCGCTCGGTGGTCACACCAGAATCTATTGGCAGGCTGCCGGTGCGGGTAGATGTGCGCCGGCTGCGCCTCCAAGACGGCGAGGTGCGCATGAGCTACCGCGCCCCACGCAACGCCCAGCCCGGCGTACTGGCCATCCGGCAGCTCCAAGTTACGCTCCGCAACATCAGCAACGACCCGCGGCGCATGAGTGCCACCCGGCCCCTTACCGGCGAAGCCGCCGGAGTGCTGCAGGGCCGCAGCTTTGCCCGCGTAGCGGTGCGGGCCAACCTGCTCGATGCCCAGGGGCGTCACAGTTTGGTTGGCTCGTTCGGGGCCGCGCCGCTGGCCATTCTCAACCCTATGGTGGTTCCCACGCGCGGCATTCGGTTTCGGAGCGGTGACATTGGCACCATCCGCTTTCAGTTGCAGCTGGACCGCCGGCAGGCTCAGGGTACCATGTGGGCGTCCTACACCAACCTCAAACTGGACTTGCTCAACCGCCAGGGCCGGCGCGATGCGCTGCGGCGGGTAGGCACCACCTTGGTCAACGGCGTGTTTTTGCGCGACAACAACCCCCGCCAGGCCGGCCAGGAGCTGCGCCCGGGCCGCATGACCTCCGCGCGGGAGCTGCGCTTCTCTGTGTTTTCGCTGTGGCGGCAGGGGCTGGTAAGTGGGCTGCTCAACAGTGCCGGGGTGCCGGCGCCGCTGGCCAAAAAGCTCAGCGAAGGCGAATAA